Part of the Gemmatimonadota bacterium genome, CCGGTTTCGGGCGCGCGGCGGTTCCATGGACAGACATCCTGGCAGTCGTCGCACCCGAACACGCGGTCTCCCATTGCCGCGCGGTACTCCAGGGGAATGGCGCCTTTCAGTTCTATGGTATGGTAGGAGATGCAGCGGCGCGAATCGACCACGTAGGGTTCGACGATGGCGTCCGTGGGACAGGCTTCGAGGCACAGGGTGCACGTGCCGCAGTGATCGGCCTCGGGCCCGTCCGGGTCCAGTTCGATGTCGAGGAGGATCTCCCCGATCAACAGCCACGATCCCACGCGCTTGTGGATGAGGTTGGTATGCTTCCCGAACCACCCCAGGCCGGCGCGGACGGCGAATTCCCGTTCCAGCACGGGCCCCGTGTCCACGTATACCTTCCCTTCCACGGGACGGTCGGCCCGGTCCTGCACGAATCGAAGCAGCGCCAGCAGCTTCTCTTTCATCACGTCATGGTAATCGTCGCCCCGGGCGTACCGGGCGATTTTGCCGCGAGGGGTACTTTCGGACGTACCTTCGTGCGAGCCACCGAGCGTGTGCCCCGGCATGAGGTCCGGTGTGTTTTCGGGCGTATTTTCGGAGACGGGGTCCGGGTCCGGACACCGGTAATTCATGGCGACCACGACGAGGGACCGGGCGTGCGGCAGGATTTTCCGCGGATCCTGCCGCTTCTCGATCTGGCGTTCCAGGTAGGCCATCTCGCCGGCCAGGCCCTGCTCGACCCATTCGGCGTAGTAACCCCCGTGGCGGGGTGGATCGGCCGTCGTTACGCCGGCAAGATCGAATCCGAGCGACGCGGCATGGGCCTTGATTTCTTCGGTAAGAGACACGGGAATCCGCTGCGCGGCGTGGCTATCCCGCCGCCTGTCCGCTGGACGCCGCAGCTTGTCGCCGGTTCCGGTTTCGTCCGTACGACCTTCGACGTCCGCTATGCTGCTGGTCGTCCCGCTTGTTCGTCATCCTGTGGGCGATCTTTTCGCGGATGACGGTCACCTTGATGTGTCCGGGATAGGTCAGGTCGTTGCGGATCTTCTGGGAGATCTCGGAAGCCAGCGTGTGCGTCCGGTCGTCGTCCACCTGGTCCGGCCGGACCATGACCCGGATCTCACGGCCGGCGTTGATGGCGTAGGCGTCGGCCACCCCGTCGAAG contains:
- the queG gene encoding tRNA epoxyqueuosine(34) reductase QueG translates to MSLTEEIKAHAASLGFDLAGVTTADPPRHGGYYAEWVEQGLAGEMAYLERQIEKRQDPRKILPHARSLVVVAMNYRCPDPDPVSENTPENTPDLMPGHTLGGSHEGTSESTPRGKIARYARGDDYHDVMKEKLLALLRFVQDRADRPVEGKVYVDTGPVLEREFAVRAGLGWFGKHTNLIHKRVGSWLLIGEILLDIELDPDGPEADHCGTCTLCLEACPTDAIVEPYVVDSRRCISYHTIELKGAIPLEYRAAMGDRVFGCDDCQDVCPWNRRAPETGHPAFAARPWNELPDLVEMLGMTSETFRTRFKGSPIKRTKRRGLLRNAAVALGNTKDPGVVSALADSLGDDEPLVRGHAAWALGNVGGTTALAELKKARKTEEDPWVVAEIDRALAECEAS